In Actinomadura luteofluorescens, the sequence CGCGTGACCGTGCGGCTCTCGGGCGTGGTCGGCTCCACCGCGCGGCCCTCGTAGGCGGTCGACAGGACGATGTGCGAGTTCATCTCGCCGTGCTCCCCGAGGCGTTCCAGGAGCCCTTCCAGGTGCGGCATCGAGGCGACCCGCACCTTCAGCATCGAGCACCAGTTGCCGCTCAGCTTGTGAACCTCGGTGACCTCGGGCAGGTCCTCGGCGGCGGACGTCTTGAGCAGGCAGCGGCCGAGGGCGCAGCGCATCTGGACGAAGGCCGTCAGCGGCTGGCCGACCCTGGCCGGATCGACGCTCGCCCGGTACCCGGTGATCACACCGGACTCCTCGAGGCGCCGCACCCGTTCGGCGACCGCCGGGGGTGACAGGTTCACCAGAGCCGCGAGGCGGTTGAACGACAGGCGGCCGTCCCGCTGCAGCTCGGCGAGGATCCGCCAGTCCGTCTGATCCATGTGGAAGGTCCTTTCGGGGAATCGCTTTGCAACCTATAAGTCGAAAGGACTGGACGCCAGGGATCATCTATTCCGTCCGGGAATCGGCGTTTCTAG encodes:
- a CDS encoding Lrp/AsnC family transcriptional regulator, giving the protein MDQTDWRILAELQRDGRLSFNRLAALVNLSPPAVAERVRRLEESGVITGYRASVDPARVGQPLTAFVQMRCALGRCLLKTSAAEDLPEVTEVHKLSGNWCSMLKVRVASMPHLEGLLERLGEHGEMNSHIVLSTAYEGRAVEPTTPESRTVTRSEGWTR